The Panicum virgatum strain AP13 chromosome 6K, P.virgatum_v5, whole genome shotgun sequence nucleotide sequence ATGGTGGCCGACGGTTCCCTCTGGGAGTGAATGACAGTGGCGTTTGTGATGTTGGGCGCAGTTCTACTGCATGACGGTGAGGATGAACATCGACTGCAACGGGTGCTACCAGAGGATCAGGAGGGCGCTCCTCCACATGCAAGGTCAGCAGGAAAAGAAAAACCAACCAAACGGGGGAGGAGAACCATGATGCTTCCTCTtgatcagaaattcagaagcaaCTTGTTACTGATCTGGTTTGTCTCGGAATGTTTGCCTGATGTGATGACGATGGTCACGAGCTCGGTGGTTCGCCCATGCCTTCTCCTTGGCCCTGCTACATCGCTACCGGTGGCGAAAGTGCACACCCTTTTTACCTTAGAGCACAGTGTTCGCCACACCGGAACCAACAGCGCAACCAGCTGCAAGCTCACTCTGTTACTGAACCCCCAACTAACCACAAGGACGAGATCCGGTGCAGAAGTCACTGCGGTTCTGATAATCTCTGTTGGATGGAGAAAGATCGTTGAGGACTATACTCTGGTAGTCTGATGAACGCGCTAGAGAGAAGGACCGCGACGCGACGGCAGGGTTTATGATCCCGGACCTGCACATCAGCACATGCTCGGTGCCCAGCCTTCCAAGGCATCCAGACCAACAAGGTGACCTCTGAAAACGTAAGTGCCAAGATAACGAACGAAGAGATTAACTGAAGAGAACGAAGTGTCTGATAACGGATTCGGTACTGAACTGAAGTTGATACCGTGAAGACGAAAGGAAAGATCATTGCGCAATCAGCGCCACGAGCAATCGCATCTGTGAtctgtcgcggcggcggcggcgcggtggtgcgAGCCCTCACCTGTCACCAAGAACTGGTGCCCACTGGCCACCAAACCATAGCAGCCGTCAAGCCCGGGGCGCAGCTGCCGTTCTGCTCACCCTCGGCAGGCACCAGCCGGGCATGGTAACTCGGGGGGGTTTCTTGGAGTGGCGTTAAAGCCAGCAGAGGTGGATGGGCAGCAGTGCAGGTGCAGACACAGAGAAACCAACGAACCCATTCACTCGCCGGCAGAAGCTGTGGGTTACCGGCCTGGACAGCAAGTGTTTCCGCACACACGTACGCCCCCCCATCTCATGATCTCATTCTCATTTCACTCCCGTGTCCCGTCCTGTTCCTTCTTTTGTCGCGGCCATTGAGAGCTCGTCGGCACGGCGAGGAGCTTCTTCTCTATCCCCCTCTTTCGCCGGTCCATGATCGGCAGCGACAAAAGATGGGCTTGGGGACGAAGTGCGTCTTGCTCCTCCTCTCTGCATCCCTCATGCTCCTCCTGCTCAACTTCCAGGTCCTGGATGGGGCGCTCCGTCTGGGGACCAATGAGCGCTTCGATGCCGGTGTCGTCGTGGCAGTGACCGGCCATGTCGCTTCCGGTCTCGGCTCTAGGTTCAGGATGCTGGTGGGCTTGGATCACCGTCGCCCACGACACCTGAGGCATCACAAGAGTTCTGCAACTCCGGCTCCGGCACCTACAACAATGGCTCATGAAGCAAGAGCACCACCAGCTCCAGTTCCTGCTCCTCTTCCCCACACAAGTCACAGCAGGGCGCCACTCAGAAACCACGGCCACGTTGCTCCAGTGAGAAGCGTGGAGCGCAGACTGGGTGGCAGAGGCCACAAGAGGCTCTCGAAAGCCGCCATCGTGGCTATGGCTGCGGTTGGGGCGTGCCTGCTTGTTCTCGGAGTCGCCATTGCCGCGGTCTCAATCAGGAGATCAAGGAAGCTTCAGAGGAAGCCATTGAAGCTGTCGTTACATGGATCCAGAGCTCACAGGTCGCCTTGTGCTACCATGAAGGTCAGTTCCCATCCTAGCCCGGATCTGCTGTTCCTGAGTTCTGCTGTCCAGTGTCAGGTGGACTATCCAACCCTCAAAGAATCTTCAGAATGTAAGAGCTTATCCGCTCTTACCACTCCCACAAAAAGTGCGGAGTTAATCGTAAGCGATTGTACTGTGAAAACCAACGTCGACTTGCAGTCTGACGAGGCTGATTCTTTCCATTCAGTACCCTGTTCTCGCTCGTCAGGTGGCTCCATTGAAGAGTCACCACTGCAAATCTGCGATAAAACTGTCACATATCCTCCATGTTCTCCACACACAGATGATTCACCATCTGGTTCATCATATCAATCACTATCACCAGATTTTAGATCTCGATTCTCTCCAGCGACTCCAATTTCAGCAGCTTCTGATCGCAATCAAGAAACTGCAGAAACAGCCAGCACTTCTGGATCCATGGCACATCCTGAATCCCCACGAGGTGAGCAGGACAACTCAAATCAGTTCATGAATTCATCCTCAGGATACGGAGCTACTTGCAATGCTACAGAGATCCCACCCTCCAAAACAAGCACAGCATTTAGTGTGTcaaatgaaaaattcaatttggATTCTAAGGAGACCTCAAGGAGTTCAGCTGAAGGGGCAAATTTCAAACCATCCAGTCCAACGAATGTACTGAAATTGCCACCACCCCCTCCGAAATCACCGCCACCCCCTCCACCGCCAAACaaaccatcttcatcttcaagtCTTAAAGGGCAGAACTCTGGCCAGCCTCCTCTCCCACCTCCATTACCGATTCAGGTGCAGGTTGGCAAAGATGGATTACCCCTTCCAAGGTTGAAACCTCTGCACTGGGACAAAGTAAGAGCAGCTCCAAACCGCTCCATGGTGTGGAATGACATTCAGTCAAGTTCCTTTGAGTTCGAGTAAGGCAATTTTAGTATTCTCATTACTAGATTGTCATTGCAGTGCCTATTGTTGCATTCTTACAGTAAACATGGTTATGCAGATTTGATGAGCAGATGATCAAGTCCTTGTTTGCATACAACTTTCAAGGCCCAGCAAAAAATGAGGACACCACGAACAAGACTCTATCTACCAGCAAACATGTTATTGAGCACCACAAACTTCAAAACACTACCATATTGTTGAAGACCTTAAATGCAAGCACTGAACAAGTCTGCAATTCAATAACAGAAGGTATATCTCCATGATATTTGGATTCAAATTTACAAAGTTAATGATGGCCAGATGAACCTACTGCTTTGTTTTGACTATAATAGGTACTGGATTATCCGTGCAGCAACTGGAAGCTCTGGTCAAGATGAAaccatccgatgaagaagagaaaaaactGATGGATTATGATGGGGACATCAACATGTTGGATCCAGCAGAGAACTTTGTCAAGGTGCTATTGGCAATACCAATGGCATTTTCAAGAATTGAGGCGATGCTGTACAAGGAAACTTTTGATGATGAAGTTGCTCATCTCAGAATGTCCTTCACATTGATTAAAGTAAGTGGAGCCATTTCGATTAATATAGAAAATAGGAACATTCTATTGAAGGCTACAACTATTTCTGTGTTTACTAGGGAGCCTGCAGTGAACTAAGATCCAGCAAATTATTCTTAAGATTACTGGAAGCAGTACTCAAGACAGGGAACAGAATGAATGTTGGAACAATAAGAGGAGGTGCAAGTGCTTTTAGACTCGACGCACTGCTGAAACTGTCAGATATACGTGGAGCTGACGGAAAGACAACCCTCCTCCATTTTGTTGTCCAAGAGATGGTAAGATCACAAGGATTAAAGGCTACAGATAAGATTGGTGGGACACCTCGACCATGTAACGCCACACCAGCAGGGCGAGAAGAGTATTTGGAAATGGGTACAGAATTTGTGTCTGAGTTAAGTAATGAGCTTGTCAATGTCAAGAAGGTAGCAAGCATAGACCTGGATACCTTAAAAAGTTCAATCTCCAATCTTTCACAAGGATTGGCTcaactaattaggctcatcaGAAAGGACCTTTCCTGCAATGACAGGAACCAGAACTTCCTACATTGCATGAAATTGTTCCAAACTCATGCAGAGAATACAATGCAGAAACTCAATGTCGCTGAATCCGAGGTCCTACAGCAGGTCAGAGAACTCACAGAGTATTATCATGGAGAGGTTGGCAAGAACGAGTCCAATCTCCTCCACATATTTGTAATCATGAGAGATTTTCTTGGTTTGCTAGATAGGGTGTGCCGAGAGATGAGAGGTTCAAAGCACATCCAACATCTGAACATAGTCCTTCCACTCAGGTAATACTTTGATGATCAGACTTCAGACTAGCCAGCTTAACATTAACAAATTAACCTTTTTGTGTGACTGTGTGTATAGTTATTAGATTGAGATGGGTTGCTGGGTTGGTATCAACTATGGAGAGTTTGTACATGTGCAGAGTTGTATTAGAATGATGTTGGGTTGGATTGCATGGTTTTCAGTTTGTTAAATCTACTCACAACCTAACACTGAACAACTTATGTGTCTTGGATGTATAGCCAATTGTGATCCGCAAACATATACTATGTATGCCTTGCCAGTAAGCTGGACAAATTTCAAACTGCAAAGGCAGTATGCCATTACACTTCAAATTGGTCTAGATCAATTTACAGGCTGGTCTAAATTGAtaatattttaattaattttaagGATTGAAGCAAATGCAGTTATGTTTTCCCCTAAATATATACTGAGAGAAGGTTGGATTATATCATCTTGTAAATTTAATAAAATGTGCTTTCCAGCAGATAAGTGAAACAGGGATATAAATCATTATATGGGCGCAAAATATGCAG carries:
- the LOC120712420 gene encoding formin-like protein 9, with amino-acid sequence MGLGTKCVLLLLSASLMLLLLNFQVLDGALRLGTNERFDAGVVVAVTGHVASGLGSRFRMLVGLDHRRPRHLRHHKSSATPAPAPTTMAHEARAPPAPVPAPLPHTSHSRAPLRNHGHVAPVRSVERRLGGRGHKRLSKAAIVAMAAVGACLLVLGVAIAAVSIRRSRKLQRKPLKLSLHGSRAHRSPCATMKVSSHPSPDLLFLSSAVQCQVDYPTLKESSECKSLSALTTPTKSAELIVSDCTVKTNVDLQSDEADSFHSVPCSRSSGGSIEESPLQICDKTVTYPPCSPHTDDSPSGSSYQSLSPDFRSRFSPATPISAASDRNQETAETASTSGSMAHPESPRGEQDNSNQFMNSSSGYGATCNATEIPPSKTSTAFSVSNEKFNLDSKETSRSSAEGANFKPSSPTNVLKLPPPPPKSPPPPPPPNKPSSSSSLKGQNSGQPPLPPPLPIQVQVGKDGLPLPRLKPLHWDKVRAAPNRSMVWNDIQSSSFEFEFDEQMIKSLFAYNFQGPAKNEDTTNKTLSTSKHVIEHHKLQNTTILLKTLNASTEQVCNSITEGTGLSVQQLEALVKMKPSDEEEKKLMDYDGDINMLDPAENFVKVLLAIPMAFSRIEAMLYKETFDDEVAHLRMSFTLIKGACSELRSSKLFLRLLEAVLKTGNRMNVGTIRGGASAFRLDALLKLSDIRGADGKTTLLHFVVQEMVRSQGLKATDKIGGTPRPCNATPAGREEYLEMGTEFVSELSNELVNVKKVASIDLDTLKSSISNLSQGLAQLIRLIRKDLSCNDRNQNFLHCMKLFQTHAENTMQKLNVAESEVLQQVRELTEYYHGEVGKNESNLLHIFVIMRDFLGLLDRVCREMRGSKHIQHLNIVLPLR